CTACACCGACCTCGTCTACAAGCGGCTGCAGCGCGATGGTTATCTCCATCGCGACGTGCAACGCATGGTCAACCAGGGCCGCAACGTGTTCGGTGCCTGCATGGTGGCGGCGGGCGATGCCGCCGGCATGGTGACTGGCATCACGCGCCGTTTCCCCGAGTGCTTTGCCGACGTCAAGCGCGTGATCAACATCGAAGTCGGCAAGGTACCGATGGGCTACTCCATCGTCGTCTCGCGCCAGGGCACGGTGTTCCTCGCCGACACCTCGATCAACGAGACGCCGACGCCCGACCAGCTCGCCACCATCGCCAAGCAGATGGTGAAGAACGCGCGCATGATGGGCCACGAGCCGCGGGTCGCCTTCCTGTCGTTCTCGAACTTCGGCAGCCGCGAGATCGAGCGCATCGACCGTATCCGCAAGGCGATCCGCCTGCTCGATGCCGAGGAGGTCGACTTCGAGTATGACGGCGAGATGCAGGCCGACATGGCGCTCGACTTCGAGCTCTTGAAGTCGACCTATCCGTTCACCCGCCTCACCGGCCCGGCCAATATCCTGATCATGCCGGGCCTGCACTCGGCCCACATCTCCTCGCGGCTGATGCAGTCGCTGGGCGGCGTGACGGTGATCGGACCGGTGATCGACGGCCTGTCGAAGCCCGTGCAGATCGTCCAGATGGGGGCGACCGTCAGCGATCTCGTCAACCATGCGGCACTGGCCGCCTACGGAGCGCTCTCCGCGCAGAGGTAGGGATCGGATCGGCCTCTTCCCCTTTGCGGAGGCCGCAAAGGGGAAGTGCCCTCGTCATACGAGGGCGATGGGGTCATGACCCCTCCGCCCCTACGGGGCACCTCCCCATCTGAACGGGGAGGAAAACGTGAACGCTCCACGGAGACCAGTCCATGAGCCTCGAAACCTGGTGGCTCTATCTCGGCGCCGTCGTGCTGATCGCCTGCACGCCGGGGCCGAACGTGCTCTATGTGACGACGCGGAGCATCCGTTACGGTCTCGGCGCCGCGTTCGTCGGCGTCGCGGGATGCCTCACCGCGCTCGTCCTGATGCTGACGGGATCGGTCGCTGGCCTCAGCGCGGTGCTGCTGGCGCTGCCCGGCGCCTTCGACCTGCTCAAGATCCTGGGCGCGGCCTACCTGGTCTATCTCGGCGTCCAGACGTGGCGCGAGCCGGTGGCGAACGAAGCGCCGCCGCCCTCGACCGGTGCGTCGGCGGTCGCCCTGTTTCGCGGAGGTTTTCTGGTCGGCATCAGTAACCCGAAGCTGCTGATCTTCGCCGCCGCCTTCTTCCCGCAGTTCATCGACCCGGCGCGCGCCTGGGGGCCGCAATTCGCGTTGATGGTCGCGACCTTCGTGGGCGTCGAGCTGTTCTTCTACTCGATCTATGCGCTGACGGGCCGCAAGCTCGCGGACCGGCTGATGCACGGCATCTGGCGCCGCTGGCTCAATCGGGTCAGCGGCGTCGTCTTCATGGGCTTCGGCGTGGCCCTGCTGCGCTTCAAGCCCTGAGGATCAGGCGACCTTCACCACCGTGAGCCGGTGCTTGCGGCCATCGCGCGCCGTCCAGGAGATCGACTGGCCCACGGCCAGGCCGATCAGGGCCGCGCCGACCGGGGTCATCACCGAGAGCTTGTGGGCGTCGCTGTCCTCGTCGACGGGATAGACCAGCGTCTCGGTGAGTTCGTGCTGCTCGCCATCGGCACCGGCGTCCGAGCGGAAGGTGACGGTCGAGCCCATGCGCACGACATCGGCCGGCACGCTGTCTTCGCTCACGACCTTGGCGCGCTCCATCTCGGAGAGCAGCTCCTCGGCAACTTCCGGCAGCCGCTCCAGCGACGCGGTGGCGAGGTCGGTGAGCCGGTCGCAGTCGGCTTCGCTGACGACGATGTTGGGGACGGAACGATTACGGGCAACGGCGGGCATCTCTGATGCTCCCTGCAGAAAAATTAGGACAAATTGGAGTTGAACGGCGATCGCGGACTCAGGCGATCGAAGTGCCCCGATGCCGGGACACAAGGCCGGCTCGGGGACTACGCTTCCGCGATCGGATGGTTCCGTCGCGGCACGAGGCAAAGAAGTCCCGAGAAGTTCATGTCCAAGAAGTAGGCCCGGCAGATGGGCCTTTCAAGGCCTTCCGCGCGATCGCTACGGAGCGAGCTTGCGCGCGCGCTTGGCGAGATAGACCTGCAGATGCGCGTAGGCCATGCGCAGGTTCGGCGTGGCGATGCCGGC
This DNA window, taken from Reyranella humidisoli, encodes the following:
- a CDS encoding LysE family translocator, with translation MSLETWWLYLGAVVLIACTPGPNVLYVTTRSIRYGLGAAFVGVAGCLTALVLMLTGSVAGLSAVLLALPGAFDLLKILGAAYLVYLGVQTWREPVANEAPPPSTGASAVALFRGGFLVGISNPKLLIFAAAFFPQFIDPARAWGPQFALMVATFVGVELFFYSIYALTGRKLADRLMHGIWRRWLNRVSGVVFMGFGVALLRFKP
- the rnk gene encoding nucleoside diphosphate kinase regulator, with amino-acid sequence MPAVARNRSVPNIVVSEADCDRLTDLATASLERLPEVAEELLSEMERAKVVSEDSVPADVVRMGSTVTFRSDAGADGEQHELTETLVYPVDEDSDAHKLSVMTPVGAALIGLAVGQSISWTARDGRKHRLTVVKVA